A section of the Paenibacillus yonginensis genome encodes:
- the ppk1 gene encoding polyphosphate kinase 1 has product MLREINTGKYVNRDLSWVEFNRRVLQEAQDTDTPLLERLKFLGIVASNLDEFMAVRVAETMEKIKAGFTQKDFTGYAPSGLYRRLVKRIKQMTAEQYKSYRDLTRLLAKKGIVFQEYEALNATQQKALDHYFHDIIFPVLTPMAVDQSRPFPLVHPKFVYLSVLLRKEEAEDEEESFFAIVQVPSNVPRVVPVPLRANSKRKSFILIEELIKHHIHTLFIGYTPLAVHEFRLTRNADLTINEEEAEDLLEEIEKELRRRRRGAPVRLEVEKGIHPDALAELQEEFELEDIYEIDGPLDLSYLIGFADSLEGFSHLKYPPVQPVYPQEFAPQESHFEVLRRQDVLVYHPYESFDAVTDFVQEAAEDPKVMAIKMTLYRVNGDSQLIPALAHAAECGKQVTVVVELKARFDEERNIAWARKLEKAGCHVVYGLVGLKTHAKIILVVRREQQGLRRYVHVGTGNYNASTARVYTDVGLFTSNPVIGDDASELFNEITGFSGPKNLKALRIAPTGLKDELFRLIRREAEHARNGKKARMIAKINSLSNQDMIDELYLASQAGVQIELIVRGVCCLRPGVEGLSENIRVISIVDRFLEHSRIFYFENDGSPEVFLSSADWMTRNLKRRIELMCPVFDPATKEMVIHILKLMLRDNVKARELQASGNYVFVHNEEPPLRSQTEAMNINYWKPQDLTTST; this is encoded by the coding sequence ATGTTAAGAGAAATAAACACCGGAAAATATGTAAACCGGGATCTGAGCTGGGTGGAGTTCAACAGACGTGTGCTGCAGGAGGCCCAGGACACTGATACGCCGCTGCTGGAGCGCCTGAAGTTTCTTGGCATTGTAGCCAGCAATCTGGATGAGTTCATGGCCGTCCGCGTTGCCGAAACGATGGAGAAGATCAAGGCCGGCTTTACGCAAAAAGATTTTACGGGATACGCTCCCTCGGGTTTATACCGAAGGCTGGTCAAACGGATCAAACAGATGACGGCGGAGCAGTACAAGAGTTACCGGGATCTGACGCGTCTGCTCGCCAAGAAGGGGATTGTTTTTCAGGAATATGAGGCGCTTAATGCGACCCAGCAGAAGGCTCTGGATCATTACTTTCATGATATTATCTTTCCGGTGCTTACGCCGATGGCGGTAGATCAGAGCCGGCCGTTTCCGCTTGTGCATCCGAAATTTGTATATTTATCGGTTTTGCTTCGCAAAGAGGAGGCGGAGGATGAGGAAGAGAGCTTTTTTGCGATTGTGCAGGTGCCATCCAATGTGCCGCGGGTCGTTCCCGTGCCGCTGCGTGCGAACAGCAAACGCAAATCCTTCATCCTGATCGAAGAATTGATCAAACATCATATCCATACGCTGTTTATCGGTTATACGCCGCTTGCCGTTCATGAGTTCAGGTTAACCCGGAATGCCGATTTGACCATCAACGAAGAAGAGGCGGAGGATTTGCTGGAGGAAATTGAAAAAGAGCTTCGCCGCCGCAGGCGCGGAGCGCCCGTCCGGCTGGAGGTCGAGAAAGGCATTCACCCGGATGCGCTTGCCGAGCTGCAGGAGGAGTTCGAGCTGGAGGACATTTACGAAATCGACGGTCCGCTTGATTTAAGTTACCTGATCGGTTTTGCCGATAGCCTGGAGGGTTTCTCCCATTTGAAATATCCGCCGGTCCAGCCGGTATATCCGCAGGAGTTTGCGCCGCAAGAAAGTCATTTTGAAGTGCTGCGCAGGCAGGACGTGCTGGTCTACCATCCCTATGAATCGTTTGATGCGGTGACTGATTTTGTACAGGAAGCTGCCGAAGATCCGAAAGTCATGGCGATCAAAATGACGCTTTATCGGGTTAATGGCGACTCGCAGCTGATTCCGGCTTTGGCGCACGCCGCGGAATGCGGCAAGCAGGTAACGGTCGTTGTTGAGCTTAAAGCCCGTTTTGATGAGGAACGGAATATCGCCTGGGCGAGAAAGCTGGAGAAGGCCGGCTGTCATGTTGTTTATGGCCTTGTTGGATTAAAGACCCATGCTAAGATTATTTTGGTGGTTCGCCGCGAGCAGCAAGGGCTCCGCCGCTATGTGCATGTGGGAACCGGCAACTACAATGCCAGCACAGCCAGAGTGTATACCGACGTAGGGCTGTTCACCTCGAATCCGGTCATTGGCGACGACGCCTCGGAGCTGTTTAATGAAATTACCGGGTTCTCCGGCCCCAAAAATCTTAAGGCGCTGCGCATTGCGCCAACTGGCCTTAAGGACGAGCTGTTCCGCCTGATCCGGCGGGAAGCGGAGCATGCCCGCAACGGCAAGAAAGCCCGGATGATCGCCAAGATCAACTCCTTATCCAATCAGGACATGATTGATGAGCTTTATCTGGCTTCCCAAGCAGGCGTGCAGATCGAGCTGATCGTCAGGGGGGTGTGCTGCCTGCGTCCCGGTGTAGAGGGACTGAGCGAGAATATCAGGGTCATCAGCATCGTGGACCGGTTCCTGGAGCACAGCCGGATCTTTTATTTCGAGAACGACGGCAGTCCGGAAGTCTTCCTCTCCAGTGCAGACTGGATGACACGAAATCTCAAGCGGCGTATCGAGCTGATGTGTCCAGTCTTTGATCCGGCCACGAAAGAGATGGTGATCCATATTCTGAAGCTGATGCTGCGGGATAATGTCAAGGCAAGGGAACTGCAGGCGAGCGGGAATTATGTCTTTGTCCACAATGAAGAACCTCCGCTGCGCAGTCAGACGGAGGCGATGAACATTAATTATTGGAAGCCGCAAGATTTGACCACGTCAACTTGA
- a CDS encoding Ppx/GppA family phosphatase yields the protein MKHHSNIGIIDIGSNSIRLVIYEIKPGGCYRIIYENKYSARLSREVESDGTIPHGRLEATIQILNQFKMICQEFRTTHIRAAATAAIRNAVNAEEIIGWLEAGTGLVIERVSGEQEAYYGFLGVLQSMDVQDGMIVDIGGGSTELTLFRNRKLLHSISIPLGAVNGLTRFAAGEQWEKSQVEALRAEIRQALEPLGWPQSNMGLPLIGLGGTIRTLAKMHQRQIKYSLPAVHHYEMEGKTVDEMAELLPFESSSFRKKLPGLSKDRADLIVPGLLILQTIFHAIQADRYIVSGAGLRDGLFRDWFAPEEPVVADALKTSVQNILCFGPPVLESSLTAAYEDMVKIYTALERQKPDARDTSVMYTAAMLSESGILINYYKSSQHAVYRIMYGGIYGLSHREALLSAITADYHPKKRTPQLLEQHADILKSSDTERVHRLGSLLSLAKAIRSTPIVERISVEAANGSLHVQMHCTAESLVQNNRMEEASKDFEEAWKIKLTWSNLAASNN from the coding sequence ATGAAACACCACTCAAACATTGGAATCATTGATATCGGCTCCAACTCAATCCGGCTGGTCATCTATGAAATTAAACCCGGCGGGTGCTACCGGATCATCTATGAAAATAAATATTCGGCCCGCTTAAGCCGGGAGGTCGAATCGGACGGAACGATTCCGCACGGCCGCCTGGAGGCGACCATCCAGATACTCAATCAGTTCAAGATGATCTGCCAGGAGTTCCGGACCACGCATATCCGCGCGGCCGCTACAGCCGCCATCCGCAATGCGGTTAACGCGGAAGAAATCATCGGCTGGCTTGAAGCCGGCACCGGCCTAGTCATTGAACGGGTAAGCGGCGAGCAGGAAGCCTATTACGGCTTTCTTGGCGTTCTCCAGTCGATGGATGTTCAGGACGGCATGATCGTGGATATCGGGGGCGGCAGCACGGAGCTGACGCTGTTCAGGAACCGGAAGCTGCTGCACAGCATCTCGATCCCGCTTGGAGCCGTTAACGGGCTCACCCGGTTCGCCGCAGGGGAGCAATGGGAGAAGAGCCAGGTTGAAGCGCTGCGGGCGGAAATCCGTCAGGCCCTTGAACCGCTGGGCTGGCCGCAAAGCAATATGGGCCTTCCACTGATCGGCCTGGGCGGAACGATCCGGACGCTTGCCAAAATGCATCAGCGCCAGATCAAATATTCCCTTCCGGCTGTTCATCATTATGAAATGGAAGGGAAAACCGTCGATGAAATGGCCGAACTGCTGCCGTTTGAAAGCTCTTCTTTCCGCAAAAAGCTGCCCGGCTTGTCCAAGGACCGCGCCGATCTGATCGTGCCCGGCCTGCTGATTCTGCAGACGATCTTCCATGCCATTCAGGCCGACCGCTATATCGTCAGCGGGGCAGGACTACGCGACGGCTTGTTCCGGGACTGGTTTGCACCCGAAGAGCCGGTGGTAGCCGATGCTCTGAAGACAAGCGTACAGAATATCCTTTGTTTTGGGCCGCCGGTGCTGGAGTCCTCTCTTACTGCGGCTTACGAGGATATGGTCAAAATCTATACAGCCCTGGAACGGCAAAAGCCTGATGCTCGGGATACCTCCGTCATGTATACGGCTGCCATGCTCAGCGAGTCCGGCATCCTGATCAACTACTATAAGAGCAGCCAGCATGCCGTTTACCGGATTATGTACGGGGGCATTTACGGGCTCTCTCACCGGGAAGCCCTGCTTAGTGCGATAACGGCCGATTATCACCCGAAAAAGAGAACGCCGCAGCTGCTCGAGCAGCACGCCGACATTTTGAAGTCCTCCGACACGGAGCGGGTTCATCGGCTGGGCTCCTTGCTTTCGCTTGCGAAAGCGATCCGGTCTACGCCGATTGTGGAGAGGATTTCCGTCGAAGCAGCAAACGGCTCGCTGCACGTGCAGATGCACTGTACCGCTGAGTCGCTTGTACAAAACAACCGTATGGAGGAAGCCTCCAAAGACTTTGAAGAAGCTTGGAAGATCAAGTTGACGTGGTCAAATCTTGCGGCTTCCAATAATTAA